Part of the uncultured Methanobrevibacter sp. genome, AAAGCAGGGGATAGGATTAGATACATCCAATTTGTAGACTCAATGTATTTCGCACCAGCTCAACCTTACTTAAGAGCAAGGTCTTATTTAAACAGATTCAGAGGAATCGATACTGGTACTTTATCCGGAAGACAAGTTATCGAAGCTAGGGAAAGAGATATTGAACGTATTTCCAAATACCTCTTAGAAACAGAATACTTCGATACTGCAAGAACTGGTATTAGAGGTGCAGGTGTACACGGTCACTCTTTAAGGTTAGATGAAAATGGTTTAATGTTTGATATGCTTAGAAGACAAGTATTCAACAAAGAAACTGGTAATGTTGAAATGGTAAGAGACCAAATCGGTGTAGACTTAGATGAACCAGTTGTATTAGGTGAACCATTAGATGAAGAAACCTTAAAATCAAAAACCACAATTTACAGAATTGATGGTGACGCATACAAAGACGATAAAGATGCTGTTGAAGTGTTAAAAAACATTCACGTATCCAGATCATTTGGTGCATACAATCCAATTAAAGGATGGGATTAAGTATGGCAGATAAAAAATTCTTAGATGCAATGAAAAACAAATTCAGTGAAGATCCAACTGATAAAAGAACCACTTTCTATAACATGGGCGGTTGGAAACAATCTGA contains:
- the mcrG gene encoding coenzyme-B sulfoethylthiotransferase subunit gamma; amino-acid sequence: MAQIYPGTSQVAQNRRNFCDPDYELEKLREISDEDVVKILGHRAPGEEYKSVHPPLDEMDEPDDIVRELVTPIAGAKAGDRIRYIQFVDSMYFAPAQPYLRARSYLNRFRGIDTGTLSGRQVIEARERDIERISKYLLETEYFDTARTGIRGAGVHGHSLRLDENGLMFDMLRRQVFNKETGNVEMVRDQIGVDLDEPVVLGEPLDEETLKSKTTIYRIDGDAYKDDKDAVEVLKNIHVSRSFGAYNPIKGWD